The sequence tcctaatcacctacatattgttctctgtgggattcgaccctaactcatagttgggtaaattatattgcatgcgaccttgtccatttactttttagtagtggatttggacttCATCAAAATTGGCGTCATTGCCGAGGAACAATTTCGCGTAATTCAgtttgtttgagaaataagcgtaagtgcttttgtttaaacttgtgaatatttgtataattaattttttaccttggtctatttttcttgtttgtttcttgtttattttcttagtctTGAAAAATGACATCAtttaatgaaaattggtcggatggtagttgttcatactttgatgacccttgtccttattgtagaggaccacactcgtggcaaaattatttaaattctccgGGGGGTGGATTGTGCGCTCAATCTCAAATTCATGAGTtcagtatttgtgataagtgtggtcggcaaaatggtcattgggagtATTGCGCTTTTTTTGTCCTTCCCTTTcccaagcccccgctatgatgattctactttttgtcaTAAAAATGATAGGGCTATGAAaatggaagaagttgagcatAGTCAAAATGAAGAGTTCAAtctcatgttagaatgcctaattgaaggaggaaacaaagaacaaagtgccttggatgagcttttggaaaatagtctccaaaatgacttggcacTTGAAAGGTTGAACATGCAAATGGAAGAAAtacttgaagctttagaggtccgaAAAACCTTGGAAGTTAATAATAGCCAAAAATCTTCCTCGGAGgttgaagccgaaaatccttccatagcacttgatcaaaaccaagaagaactctcaaatgctcaaaatgagaagatgatgctAATGTTGGAGACcgttcttgaaaatgaggagaagcacaactttgcACTTGAGGACTTGAAACAAGTATTGGATCACAATGATGAACATATCCACACTTCGGAATATCAAATCAagatattggttgaggctcactatgcctaccaacttgagagtgtggaaggaAGTCAAGAAGAGTACGatttcgaggaagaaagtgagctctaCTTTGAGATCAAGAATTGAACATTCGTCAACCGACTCAATGAGTGTTaatgatgccaagaaaaatatgaaattagagtcaaccggtgtaaatgaaaatatggttgagattgactctagtccaggggaaaaagaggatgtcaaaattcGATTGCAATTTGGAGGGTTGATGTtgcattccaagcatttttcaatattagaattgtgtggtgatatgggaattaAACTACATGAGTCAACGATGGATTGCAAGGAGGAATGACAAAGgccatacattttacaatttgagggaacatgaaggcaaaatgacattcctcacatgaaagccaagaagtgcaaaatgaagaaacCAATGCTTGGCTCAgtcatctacttaccacccccTAACGCCCGttgtcacaagcttgattccaagttaggttTCCAGTTCATATTGTCAAAGTGGTGAGAAAAGTGGTATAGTTGACTTGAGtcatgccacgacgttaaatgtggtgcttggtgggaggcaacccatcgttttcaaaaattttggtcatttttgaaattttctttcttGGAATAGcttattatattttttcaaacCAATCTACCAAGTTTCAaaatttttggagttgatttgagaaGGTCGGGGTGACCGGGCAGCCATAAACCAGTAGCTGAAGAAAATTGTAGAAGAATTAAACACATCGCGATCACAGAAAACAGTTCGCGATCGCGGAGCTTAGAGATTTCTCTTACTCTACATGATCGCTGGAAAGCTCAAACGATCGCGTCCTTTTGGCAGATTTTTAATACGCGAACGCGTTGTTTTCCACGCGATCGCAGTTGACCGGTAAGTTTTGTTTCAAAAGAACTGGAAGGTATTACTCACGCCCATTTTTCACCCAAACAAAGAACAAAAATCCCATGCTCCCCTAAACCCCTGAAACAGTCCCAAATCAACTTTGCTTCAACTTCCATCGCATCATTCCTTCATTATCCTCCAGGTATGTCAATTCCCACCTCAATGCTTAGTTTTATTTTCAATTATTACGGTGAATTAGAGGATGGGCAACCCTATTTtcaaattttagggcttgaaattttgttttctttgtcAAAGGTTAATGTTGGGCTCTTTTTGTGTGCTTGCTTGCTGTGTGAGTTTGGTTAGGAGTTAGAGTGAAGTTCTATGAAATTTTGGGGTGAAAATTCATGATATGGTGGTTTAGAAATGGCTGAGTAAAATAAAACATATCACCTATTCGATAAAGTGCCTGAGTGAACTGGTACTGGGCAAGGAAGAAGACCCTCGCGATCGTGATGGCCAATTCCACGATCGGCGTAGGTCTATTCCTGCTGAAGGCCTAAAATTACACATCGCGATCACATATATTTCTTTGCGGTCACGTAGCGTAAGCTCAGCTGAAGGCCaactttgctcttcgcgatcgcatgcaCTAATTTGTGATCGTGTGGCTTCAATGcctttgttcttcacgatcgcgtgacGTTTTCCGCGATCATGATTCAATAAATTCCAGGCAGCAAACCAGTGGCTTCACCAATTCTGTTCCAAAAGCTTTTAATCTGTTTCTTTTGTCTAATTACCTCTAAATGCAATGTTTTAAGTGCCCATATGGTTGTTTGACATGTATACTCTTTTTGTAGGCACTTTGAGCTCTAAAATGGACTCAACACCAAGTGAAAATGTTCAAGTACCCATCGCACAAGCTGCCGCAGAGAATTATTTTGATGCTGACACATTCTCATCACTTAGATGCTCTCAACGCTATGACAAACAACTATCCAAAAGCATGATTAGGGAAAGAGGAATCCTTCTGACCTACCGTGAAAGCCGATGGCCCGAGCTGCATGGGAGATTAATAACAAGTGGATGGGTTTGCTTTGCAGAAGAGCACAGGCCAACCAACCATAAAGTAGTCAGAGAGTTTTATGCAAATGTTGTAGAGACAGACTTCAATAATAAGTTGGTGGCTATTGTCAAAGGCATAAAAGTCTGTTTTAATCCAGAGATGATCAATGCGTATTACAATCTCCCTAATGCTAACAATAAGGTGTATAGGGACCTAGCTCAAGAGTTGGGTACCCAGTGGTTCATAGATCATTTTCATGATGGACAGGTGCCAAACTAGATAAAGAATCACTCCATGATCGAGTCTTCAGCATTTAACTGCAGAGGATAAGACTTGGCTCTCCATTATTTGTGCTCGCATCATGCCTTCAAATAATGAGACAGAGGTGACTTGAGAAGGCAAGAGTGATCTGTGCTATCATGGAGGGCATACCCGTAAATGTAGGGAAGCTCATTGCCGATGAGATATCAGAGGTCGTAGCAGAAAGGACCAAAAGCTTATTCTTCCCATCCATGATGAACCAATTATGCTATGATGTAGGGGTGATGAAGAAGCCTATAGAAAAGGAGAAGAACCCAGAGAAGCTCATCCACCCACTGCTAAGGAAGGGAACagggaatcaaagaagaaaaggaaaattgatGTAGCATCTCCCTCCTTTGGCCAGTTCACTAATACTATCACTGAGATACCTGAGGCTCTTGCAGATGCCAGTGGGACTTCCATAGTTATCACACCACTTGAGTAGGGACCTCTTACTCTCAGGTATATCTCTAGGAAGGTTTATGGCATGGATACACAGGTACGCCATCTTGTAGCGGGTCTTCCTTCGGGACCATCCGGAGAGGGCAAATCAGCAGGTCCAGCTGGCGAAGGAAAGGTTCCGACTTTATCCGTCCTTTCTAAGGAGCAACAGGACATCAAAGCCAAGCTGGGGAAGATTGGAAGGAGGCAATAGAAGTAAAGGGAAtacgaaaagaagaaaaacaagttcCTCACCAAGATTATTAACACCCTGAGGACGTTCTGTGGACCGGACGAGACTGAGGATGATGACTTTGAGCTTGCACCTCCCAGTACCTCCAATGACGAGTGATGCCATTCAGGGAGAACCTCTTTCCTTTTGGTTTGTTTTGTATAGTTGCATTTGGGACAATGTGATATTTTGTGGAacatgaattttttatttttggttggtTGTGAACTTGTGTAGATTGGTAGACATTTTTAGTTTATTAGTGATATTTTGCTAACATTTTCCCTTGATGGTTtctagttttattatttttatttgtgtttattttggtttttatttCTGTTTATATAGTAGTATTAATGAAACTCCTTGGTTTTTGTTTCTACCACGGTTCATTTCTAAGGAAATTATTTGTGTAgaaccgggtgacttttccctatgacGGATGGCGTGACAACTGTTTTAAGGGATTAGTCttgtttagtttttctttttttagttagTTTAGTATCTAGTTATGAATAAATTGGTTTTTGGGGTGTAATCTTGTGCCCATAAGCCAACAGGTGACTTGTTTGGTACCAATATGATTTAAACCTTGGCATATGAAGTTTTTGATATTTAAAAAGAACATATATGATGAAAATGAATGATTAAAGTAAGGTTCCTTGCTGTGACTTTTAGATTCTAATTTTGGCTCTTTTATTCACTATATAGCTTCTTAGGCTACATGTGACTTCCTTGAGATTCATTGGTTTCAATTCGATTTAGTATTTGTATTCCATTTGAGTTTTCATGTGCTATGTGCGGTGAGCTTTAATTATGAAGTTCTTTTACATcatttgtagtctagaacttgcccggaatgtgcttcaaggcgaaatcctagaCTAACTTGGCTTGAAAAATGATATTAGGCCTTCTTTGTACCATTATTGTGCCTAAATTTCATACCCGTGAACattttccctagtcaacccttttgatcCTTTTTAACTTCTTCTTTGACAACTATGTTACAAGTTATTCTTGTGACACCGTACCTCCCTAAGTAATTTAAAGTATGAATATAGACTAAAAGCCTAAGTTTTGGGGTGGaggttggaaaagttgtgatATGGAGGCTtctcaaaaagtaaaaaatgatataaaagagaatgaaataaaacgtaaaataaaaataaaaatataaaagtatgaataaatGGAAGTCTAGGtgatacaaaaaaaaagagaagaaagggtGGAAAAATTCTTGAAGGAAGTGAACTTTGATTGTTGAAAAAGtgtagtgcttagggaggttttgaGTTACTCTTACCAAATTGtgccctaccttaaccaaaaACCTAAACTACGACCCTTTAATGtctaattgattttgaaccaagtatgtttacattagtggagaaatacataaagggcaagcatatggtactacttgtgtgcatttgaatatctttgagagagagagagagagagatgattCTTTCCATTTGTCATCCCATTGATGTCTTGAATTGAAATTTGTGAGTTTAGGATTCTCTCTTAAAGTGTGAGAGCACATGAGATTCAAGTTGTGAATTTAATCCCATTTTGAATTGGGAGGAATGAGCGGGGGAAGACAATTGTGATACAGAGGCAAATTTTGAAtctttagtgtcatgacttggTTGCTACTTTGGTTAATgtggattttgaacttttgaaattgaaataaaatgtgTGAAAAATTAGTGATTCATATGCCttggattaattgttggtaccaaccgAAGTCACTAGATTGTGCTTAAAGTGGCCCTTTttgacttgaaatgatatttgtTTTGCCACTGAGCTTAAGCGATGATTTTATTGAAGGATGTTATTAGTTTttgaattgcttgaggacaagtaatagtttaagtttgggggtttgatatgttagtattttaccaacttatctcctCTTAATATTTAAACTTTTGTATAATTATGGTAGGAAACTAGGACATTTTTGAGATTTATTGGCAATTTTCAGGTGTCATGTGACTTGGATAAGTAACGGACGAAATCAAGTCAAAATGtgcaaaacaaatgaaaattgacTGATGCCTGATACTCTTCGCGATCACAAGTACTGGATCGCGATTGCAGAAGGCTAAAAAAAGAGAATCACGGTCGCAAAGCTCTTTCTGCGATTGTGATGAAGGAATTGGTCACCAGCCCTGGGAATGCTCTACGTGACCGCAAATTTGGGTCTGTGATCGCAGAAGTCCTGAAGCTAACTCTACGTGATCGCAATCACATTCACGTGATCGCGGTGTATTAAATTTGGGTGAAAATTGGGCAGTTTTGACATTTCACGTTCTTATCCCTAAACCATTTTAATACTCGACCTAGCAGATCTTTGGACATCTTTTGGATTATTTTCAGTCTCAAACACTAGAGAagaacaagttttggaagctagggtttgcacacacacttgggttttgAATATTTGTAGCTTGACtttgtgcccattaactctgaagagtTCCACttcattttgacttaagctttcccgaaaatagtcataaccgggagttgaacaaaATAACAAAGTCGCCCACTTTGAATTCCTTGCTACGGGCATgcttgtcatgtaagtacttcatcttgtccttatacaaggacgagctggaataggAATGAAACCGGcactcatcaagctcattgagttgctcCACCCGGAGATTTgttgcaacatcccattcaagtttcaactttctcaaagcccacatggactTGTGCTCCAACTCAACCAGGAGATTGGAAACTTTCCCAAACACTAACcgatatggtgacataccaatcggatCCTTGTAAGTAGTCTTGTAATCCTACAAAGCAACATCCAGTTTCTTTCACCAGTAAGTCCTATTTGCATTAACCGTCTTTTACAATATGCTCTTGATCTCCCTTTTGGAAACTTCAACTTTCCCACTAGATTAAGGATGTAAGGGTTagaaaccttgtgattgacaccatactttgcaagcaaagtgtcaaatgccTTATTGCAGAAATGAGACACTCCATGACTAATGAttgctctaggagtgccaaaTCGTGTAAAaatactcttcttgagaaaagccACAACACCCCGGGCCTCATTGTTTGGTAAGTCcacggcctcaacccactttgaaacataatcAGCGACCACCAGAATGTACGTGTtgccacatgaactcacaaaaggtcccatgaagtcaatgtCCCACACATCAAATATGTTAACAtgaagaatagtggtgagaggcatctcattcttctttgaaattccacctaCTCTTTGACACTAatcacatctcttcacaagcTCACATGCATCTTTGTACAATGTaagccaatagaaaccacaactaaaCACCTTTGAAGTtgtcctcgccccaccatgatgactaCCGTATTAGGAGGAATGACACGCATCCAGAATACTTATTTGCTCATCTTCCGGAATACATCTCCGTATCACACCATCACTACAAATTTTGAACAAGtagggctcatcccaatagtagtccaagttatcccgtttaagcttcttcATTTTAGTTAGAAGAGACCTCACACTGAACAATACCGGTCACAAGAAAGTTGGCAACATCCCCGAACCAAGGCATGCTATTAATAGATACAAAGAggagttgctcatcagggaatgaatcattaatttcgagGCCATCACGGGgcccccctcctcctccaagcgggataagtggtccgccacttggttttcactcatTTTTCGATCAACAatctcaaggtcaaactcttgaagcaatagaacccatctcatcaacagAGCCTTagaatccttctttgtcatcaagtagcgGAGTGCTGCATGGTCAGTATGAACTATCACCTTGGAACCCATGTGATAAGACCTAAACtct is a genomic window of Nicotiana tabacum cultivar K326 chromosome 16, ASM71507v2, whole genome shotgun sequence containing:
- the LOC142170224 gene encoding uncharacterized protein LOC142170224, with the translated sequence MPLTTILHVNIFDVWDIDFMGPFVSSCGNTYILVVADYVSKWVEAVDLPNNEARGVVAFLKKSIFTRFGTPRAIISHGVSHFCNKAFDTLLAKYGVNHKDYKTTYKDPIGMSPYRLVFGKVSNLLVELEHKSMWALRKLKLEWDVATNLRVEQLNELDECRLALMSCCSLERTDKVGTFPSPAGPADLPSPDGPEGRPATRWRTCVSMP